Below is a window of Indicator indicator isolate 239-I01 chromosome 9, UM_Iind_1.1, whole genome shotgun sequence DNA.
aggactccaccactgcagcctgttctaagccttgacaacaaaaaaattgttcctcatgtccgaGCAAAATCTCCTCAggaacaacttgaggccatttcctcttggttgttccttgggagaagagaccaacccccatttgactccaacctcctttcaaggagttgtagagagaaagaggaagtcTGTCCTGAGCGTCCTTtattccaggctaaacaaccccagttccctcagcccctccttgcAAGCCTTGTGCCCTAGACCCTTCGCCAGCTTCAtggtccttctttggacacactgcagcacctcaaggTCCTTGAAGTGATAGGagcaaaactgaacccaggatttgaggtgtggccttgTCAGTGCCCACTACAGAGGGATGATCCCTGCCCTAGTCCTGCAAAGCCTTGATAATCAAAGCTTTCTGGAGCTGGGTGTCTTCAGCctgtctccaggcatggtggAGGAGGAGAGTTTTCCAAGACTGCTTGCATGACTCTAAGCTTTAATTGCTTTAATGAGATGGGGTCATGTGGCTCTAGACTTGTACTGCTCAAACCCATTAagtcccagaatcccagcatggtgggggttggaagggacccctggggatcatctagtccaacttccctcataaagcagggtcacccacagtgattgcccaggatcatgtccaggcaggtttggaatctctatTACACCACTGTGGATACTTTCAAGTCTAGAAGTGTGGTGGTGCCTTTTGGCACTGGCAGGACGTGTCCCAAAATGTAGCAGAGTAAGTAACTGGCATGTTAAACGCTGTGCCTGGAGCAAAGGTTCTAGTAAGGTGCCCCTCAGTACCATGAAAGTGGGTAGTCAGTTTTGAGACTGATGATGGTTATGGCTCCTTTGGTCCATTGTCAAATCCATCTCTTCTTCTGGAAGATGCTCTTTTTGAACATCCCATCAGAAgtggaagcacagaatcacagaagaagagacctccaagctcatcaagtccaaccaatcacccaaccctaactaatcaactagaccatggcattaagggcctcatccagttttttcttaaacacctccagggagcaaACTCCGGATGATAAAATTCACCTTTACTGCCTGCTGCTATCCTCCCTAGCCAAAGCCCAGTCTCACTACACAGCACACAGTTCTCCTTTATCACAAAATCAtcgactcacagaatggtttgggtgggaagggacctttcaaggttgtctagtccaaccctctgcagtgaacaggacatcttcaactagagcaggttgctcagagccccatccaacctcagATGGAATTGTTGCAGGGAtgggggcatctaccacctcttgGGGAaatctgtgccagtctctcaccccTCAgtggaaacaatttcttctttctagtctgaatctcccctgttgtagtttaaaaccatcaccccttgtcctgtcacaataggccctgataaaaagtctgtccccagctttcttcctggcccctttaagtactgaaaggctgcagtaaggtctccctggagccttctcttctccaggctcaccaatCCCAACgcactcagcctgtccttacagcagaggggttccagccctcagattatttttgtggcctcctctgggcatgctccaacaggtccaagTCTCTCCTGttctgagggccccagagctggacatagcactgcaggtggggtctcagcagagcagaggggtagaagtccctccttccacctgcagcccatgttgctttgaatgcagcccaggatatggttggcttctgtgctgtcagcacacattgttggctcatgccCATCTCTTCACCCATCAGCAGTCCTAAGTCCTTCTCTACAGGACTACTCTTcatcccttcatcccccagcctggactgataccAGAGGTTGCCCTGACTCAGGTgtaagaccttgcacttggctttgttgaacatcatgaggttcacacaggcatttttgcttctgctttgaggagcagctcctggttgtatcctcagcagctcagctacTGCATTTGTTAGACCAGGTCTCCTAAGATGGGAtgtttatggattttttttgttttttttttttttttccttctccagtgAGGAGAACTGAACGTGGTGTAGCTTAAAGCACCTTTCTCAAGCTGTCTGGTTTGGGTGCTGCCAGTTTGGCCTTCTTATTGCTCACACCTGCTTGTCCTGTGCTCTCTTTCAGACCATTTCAATTGTCTACATAGTGACATCCATTGTGGGAGTTGAGGCCTGGTATGCACCTTTCCTGTTTAATTTCTTATATAGAGACCTATTCACTGCAATGATTATTGGTAAGAAACTCCATGTTGAAGCCTGTCTTTTAAACTCCACCTTTTTAACAACCCCCAATGTCTTAATTCTATGATAACACTGTTGTGTTTGCTCTGATGAAAGCTCCTGTGGGCTGGTAATGAAGTGACTTAATAGAGGGTGTTCTTGCAGCCTGCCCTTTCCCAGGATTTCAAAGTATTGTTGCCTTCTGCATAGTTACTCTGGAGAAGTTAACTCCAATGTGCCTGACTCTGAGATGGCCTCAAAGCCAAGGAACTGGAGCCCTGCGCTCATATCTCAGACACATTTTTGTGCCAATCTGAGGGTACAGGCACATGCTGCTGCTTGGGGGATCAGCCCCAGGCTGCTTACCTGGGGCTAAGGGTGTGTGTTGACagatgaaaaatgtttcctggcctggagcagcagatggagagtggctgagggatgtggctggtgctcagggctgggtgtgtcagggtgctgggaggcagctggagcccagccccagcccctggaTGCTAAATGGATGAGTCCATCTTGCTTGGGACCTGTGAAAATATGTCTGCTCCAAATAAACTGTGTTACCTGAGGTGTGCTGAGGCTTGTGTTGCCCAGGGGAAGGACAAGTTTGTTTCCAGCAAGAGCTGTGGAGGTTTTAGGCTACAAAAACCAGCCTGGCATGCTGGTAGATGCTGGGAGCTGGTGGGACCCCCTAGCACTTGGGCTTTGTCTTGCCCTGCAGCATGGGCTGGGCAGGACCTAAAGCCCAAATGCTGTGTGGGACCTAGGGTCTGTTGTGAGAGGGAGGTTACAGCCATGAAGGTGGGGAAAAGCACTCTGCTGTTTGGAGAGCCTGTCCTCCATCCAGCCATCTGACAATAAAATAAAGCTCCATGAAATAAGATGAAAAGCTCATCCTTTCTCTCCAGTGGTCAGTCAGAACAAGCCACTGCAGAGGGGGCAGGTGAAGCTTCAATGGGGAGAGCTgtcttcacagaaccacagaacctccctgaacctgctggtcacactctgcttaatgcaccccaggagaccattgggtttcttggtcacaagggcactttgcttGTTCCTGGGGAACTTCTTGtgcaccagcactcccaggtccttccctgcagagctgctttccagcaggtcaacccttaacgtgtcctgctgcaggaggttattCCTCCCGAGGGGTAGGACCCTACCcttacccttgttgaacttcatgaggttcccctccagcctgtccaggtctcactgaatggcagcacaacctgatggggtgtcagccactcctcccagctctgtATCTTcagtaaacttgctgagggtccactctgtcccttcacccaggttgttgatgaagatattggacaagactggacccagtcctgacCTGTGGGGACACCACGAGGTACAGGCCTATAACTAGACTCTGTGCTGAtcatcacaaccctctgagctctgtccttcagccaattctcaatccacctcactatccactcatctaacccacacttcctaagcttccCTAGCAGGATGTTCCAGGCGACAAGTGtccaaagccttgctgaagtcgaGACAGGCACCATAAGCTACTTTTCCCTCACCTACCCAGCTAGTCACACCATCAGAGAGGGCTATCACATTGTTCAGGCATGATTTCCTCTTGGAGAATCCATGCTGTCTATTCCTCataaccttcttttcctccacgTGCTTAGACATTACCTCCAAGatgagctgttccatcacctttccagggatggaggtgaggctgactggcctgtaaTTTTCTGGGTCCtcctggagtgacattggcttaaTGAATGTCTTTGCTGAATGAAATTTGGCTTATTCAGAAGTTCTTGCTCAGTTTATTTCTCTGTGTCCCTTCCTTTGGGCGTTAATTGTAGCTACTTAATGTCTTGAGTTGTTTTAAATCTAACGCTTGCACTTCTCTTAACCAGGTGGATCTTCTGAGCTTGCCCTTGGCAACCATGTCACTTAACATATGACTAATAAATGCACTTTTTCTCCATGAAAAATAGAGCAGAATGCCAGGATTTGGGCACTTGGATAGGAGATGGGTTATCCAAAGAAGGAATATTAACAGCTCCCTTAAAATGCCCACTGCTGGGTGAATGTGGAAGGCATTGGTCTGGGGTCTGAGTGGAGTGGATGGTGTTCCCTGCTGAGGTCTAGAATTTCAGAGTTGTTTAGACACTTGTCATTTGGCTTAACAAGTGGTGCAAGCCCTTTTATTGGACAGTGGGAACTCAAAATGTTTGCTCACAGAGGGAGAAACAGCAAATAAATTCTTTATGAtgaagactaaaaaaaaaaaatccctcatgTGGAGCCTGAACTTGCCTCATGTCTCATTAAAGGCAGTATTGTAATGAAACTTCATTCAAAGCATGATGTGGGGCTCATGAAAGCAACTCATTGAAACTGAAACGTGTTTAATTTATAGCAGGCCTTGTAATTACAGCTCTtggaccagagctgagcaccttTTAAAGGTTCTGAGCTATTCTTGGTGCACCTCGGGGCTATTTTTGTTGTGGGCAGCTTAAGTGAGATGGCAACCACCTGCCCATTCGTGACGTGCACGTGATGGTCTCCTCCTGTGGTGGGGCAGTAACGtgtctctttctcttccagttTGTGCACTCACTGTAACGCTGCCAATGAGCCTCTACAACTTCTACAAGTAAGTTTCTCCACCAGatctccctgcctgtgctgaagAGCTCCAAAAGCCTCTCAGAATTTGGTTTCCTTCATAGTTCTCAGATGACTCTCTTCATTGTGGCAAAGTGGCCACTGGGACTTCCATCCACTGGGACTGATGGTTTCAAGTTTGCAGGGTTGGGAGGAAttggctggcagcctgctcgGCAGGGTTGTGCAGGAGGGACCCTTGGCTTCTTGGTGATGACTGTGAGGGCAAAGCTGCTGGGTGCCTCTGTAACTCAGAAGTTTATCAGGTTAATGTCTTCACCAttaaatcccagcatggcagggactccagggatcatctagtccaacccccctgctaaagcagggtcactgaGAGTAGGTTTGGAATCCCTGCAGAGAAcagactctgggcagcctggttcagagctccagcacccttgcaAGAGAGGATTTTCTCCTCAATTTCAGCTGTAAtatcctgggttccagtttgtgctcattgccccttgtccagttgctgggcaccactggaaagagtctggccccatcctcttggctcccaccctttaaatactgaTGAGCATTacgaagatcccctctcagtctgctcttctccaggctaaacagtcccaggtgtctcagcctctcctcttcagaaagatgctccagtcccctcagtatctttgtagcctccccttAGCTCTCCAGTAGTttgctgtctctcttgaactggggagaccaaaactggtcccaggactctagaggtggcctccctagggcagagtagggggctaagagaacctcccttgacctgcttgccACCCTTTCCAGAACACGCTCCAGAAAGCCATTGGCCTTGGCCATGAcatcacattgctggctcatgaggaacttgtccaccagcaccctcagctccctttctgcagagctgctttccagcaggccagCCCCTAACCCAGGGGTTTATTCCTCACCAGGGGCAGTGCTCTTCATGTCATGAGGTCCCCTTCACCcaactccccagcctgtccagctctcactgaatgtcagcacagcctgatggggtgtcagccactcctcctctGACCCTTGTGATTACTGTTGCCAGCAGCTTTGGGTGGTTGAAAGACTGGTGATGTTCTGCCAGCCGTGTCCTGGTTGCAGGGACCAGGTATTGCTCAGCTGTGGTTTGAGGCATTCTCATggctttccttccctttcagaGCCCATAAAAACAACACCTTGAAGCACCACTCTGTGTATGAAATCATGTTGCCACTGGTAtccccagtgctgctcttcctgctgtgCACCACATGGATCTTCGTGTCCCCGACAGACATCCTGGAGGTCCATCCCAGGCTCTTCTACTTCATGGTTGGAACAGCCTTCGCTAACATCTCTGTAAGCAGGTTTTTGCTTTACTCTCCACTTTATCCCCTGGGAAGTATGAAGCCTGCCTGAATGCTTGGGAGGCAGGAAGAATGTGACCATGaatggggacagactcttttcggtggtgctcAGCAACAGGATAATTGGCAACTGGCCCAAACTGGATCCCAGTGGATACCACCTGAATATGAGTAAAATCTTcattcctgtgagggtgctgaaagccttgaccaggctgcccagaggggttgtggactATCCTCCTTTGGAGAGGTTCCACACCTATTTGgatgctgtgatcctgggcaaccagcTTTGGGTGACCCTCTTTATttgggagggttggacttgatgatctgagctagggggaatggaacaaaaatagaaatggatagattcagattgaatgttaggaagaaatttttcaccaggagggtggaacaggttgcccagggaggtggtggaagctccatccctggagattttttaaagccaggctggatggggctctgggcaacctgatctagtggagggtgtctctggcccatgtcaggggggttggaactagatgatccttggggtcccttccaaccctaacaattctgtgattcagtgatctccagaggtcccttccaacccgccCCGTGCTGGGGTTCTGGGATAGTAGTTGTTTAGTGCAGACAGTTCGTACATGTGTGACCATCCTGCCTGCACTGGGGACAGCCCAGGGCTTGCAGAGGTGGCACTGGCTGCAAGCTCTGAGAGCTGTCTGTTCCCTCAGTGCCAGCTGATCGTCTGTCAGATGAGCAGCACCCGCTGCCAGCCGCTCAACTGGATGCTGCTGCCCATCGCGGCCGTGCTCTCGCTGGTGGTGTCCGGCCTGCTGCCCGGCGGCGAAACCCTGCTCCTCTACCTGCTCACTGCCTTCCTCACCCTGGCACACATCCACTACGGAGTGGTCGTGGTAGGTGAAACCAGCACCTAGGCCTGTGgcttggctgctctgctctcagtaTCAGTGCTCTGGCCAAGGGGGTCAATTTGTGCATGACACAGAGGGTGTTGATCTGCTGCAGGCTCAGGCGGCTCTGCAGGGGACCTGGCCGAGCTGGAGCCGTGGTGGGccaaggccagtgggatgaggttcaacaaggccaagggccaggtcctgcactagGGTCAACAAAACCCCATCAGCTCTCCAGGCTTGGGAaacagtggctggaaactgcctggcagaaaaggatctggggctGTTGGTTGATAGCTGACTGAAGAtgagacagcagtgtgctcCATTTGAATTCCAAATGGATTCaaggagtgattttttttttcatgtaggtggctaagaaggccaacagcatcctagcGTGGATCCGCAGTAGTGCCCCTGGGCAGTGGGGTCGATCTCATTAAGGTCTTcctagaaccttctcttctccagggtgaacaaccccaactctctcagcctgtcttcatagcagagggcttccagccctcagatcatttttgtggcctcctctggacctgctccaacagttccctgactttcctgtgctgaggacctagcactgcaggtggggtctgagcagaggggcagaatcccctgcCAGGTCAGGCAGCAGTGTTTGATTTGGAAGTCAGTGCAAAAAGTTCAATTTCTGGTGGTGTTGCTTGTATGATGAGTTCCATCTCACTGATACGCCCTGTGCTGGAGTTACTGGGACAACCAGGATGGAGGGGGGACATCCCTGCCAGGGAAAGTGGTGACCCTGCAGCTGCAATACCTTCTACCCTGCTGCAAGGCATGTGTGGAAATTCAGGGACCAACTTGCTCCCCTTTCTCTGTGCCATCTCTGCCTGACTTCCTGGGTTTTGattaagagagaaaacaaatttgGAGGAGACTAAGTGCCAGTAGAAATCCttcaggaagctgctgaagaaTGAGGGCAAGGGACTCAATGTCCCCTATGGAGCTGGCCACTGCCACATGTGTACAACCTACTTGGGAAACCCTGTCCCCTGGGAAGTCTGGCTTAAATGTGGAGCCTCCAGAGTCAAGTCTGAACTGTAATTAACAGCAAAGAACTAATAGTCAGGTCATCTTGTCTTTCCAATTAGTGTAATGAGGCTTCTGTGCAAGAAGGATTTGAATAGCTAAAGCAGCTTAAATAAACTTGGTCTTGGAATCATAGGTAGAGATGGGGACTGGTGTAATCCTCCTTCTGCCCAGGCCTGCAGGATATTCTcagtgctcctgtcccttgaGCTTGTGGTCCCCTTGTTGACCACCCACTCCATTTCTCCAAGGGCTCATTTGTGCAGTCTCCtcttccaggagaaaaaaaaccctttgagCTGATGAGCCCTTTAAAGGTCTGAGACCGGGATGTAATCCCAGACTGCTCAGAATCCTTACCCCCATTTGAATTCCAAATGGATTCagggagtgattttttttttttttttgtgtagatATCTGAGATGATCAAATCAAGTTAAGCAAAgtaatcaaagaatcatttggttgggaaagaccttcaagatcactgagtccaactgttaacaaCAGTTAACAGTTATTTGTTAGAAGATGCAGAGAGGGGGCAGTACCTTGGGGTAAAATTCTGCTTGCCTGACTCAGGGCAAGCATTTCTGATTCCTTGTCCCTGAGGAGGGTAGGAATGGAATGGGAACAAGGCTGCACCTTGTGGGGTCATGTACCCACCCAGCTCCAGTGTCATGCTGGAACAGCAAGGGCTTGAATCCTGGGTATGGCAACCTGTCTGGCCCCAtggcacaagagagaggctgtgGCCCAGACCTGCTGTACCCGTGGGGGGCAGGTAGTGTGGGAAACAGAGGGGAAAGTGCAGGAAGGTGCACCCtcatgcaatgctccaggcttggggaagaatatctggaaagcagcctggcagtgaaGGACCTTTGGGTATTGGTCAACAGGCAGCGTGTGCCCGTGGCCAAGGCAGCTAGCAACATCCTGCCTTGGATCAGCATAGTGTGGCACCACACGCTGCTCCACccggtggtggagtccccatccctggagtggttccacagctgtgtagatgtggtgctgagggacagggtttagtggtgacctggcagtgctggcttaaggGATGAACTTGGTgatggtccagaggagagccgtgaagatgatcagagggctggagcacctcccctatggggacaggctgagagagctgggaccgttcagcctggaggagaggaggctctggggagaccttaaagcagccctgcagtacctgaagggggcctacaagaaagctggggagggacttgttacaaGGACTTGCAGTGCTAGGACGAGAGGGAAGGGATTGAAACTCAAGCacggcagattcagactggatattaggaattaCAGTGGATATTACAATGGAtattacagtgagggtggggagacactggaacaggttgcccagggaggtcatggatgcctcctccctggaagtgttcaaggccaggatgatgaagccttgagcaacctgggctagtggaaggtgtccctgccagtgaGGTTGGAAataaatgatcttcaaggtcccttccaacccaaaccattctatgaatctctaaTGTCTCCCAACCAatccatcctgtgatcctaagGCAGCAGGGGCTTTGCTGGCTGTACGGGGACCAGCGTGGTCCTCTGCCTGCTttcctcccagtccctctgGGCCTGGTTAACTCTGTGCTGTGGTGTGCCCTGCCCACAGGTGAGCCAGCTGAGCAGGCACTTCAACATCCGTCCCTTCTCGCTGAAGAAGCCCACGCCGGATTGActaggagaggaggaagagaaggtcggcctgcagcctgcagaagaactGTAAATAACTGCTGCAAACCCCTGTAAATACTTCAGCCATCACCACAGATCCAAACCCATCCCCTGGACAGACAGCAGGGCAAAGTAGGCACGAGATCCGCTGCAGCCAGGGCGGGACTGGTGCGGGGCATCCCCGCTGATGCCagcttttggttttgggtggaACTGGACAAAGGGAGTAGCCTTTTGGGTCACTATTACTGTATATTAGACCAGCTGAATGTTCCCAGCAAAGCCTCAGACCCCAGCTCTTGCTCAGGTAAAGCTGGTTGAGGGATGCAAATGGCTTTACCTGAGCAAAACATCTTGACCCATCACCAAACCCAACATAACAGCTGATTCCTACCAGGTCTGGGGAGCACTGTGGTCATCAGGGGAGTTCCTgtctgtccctcatcctgttggACAGCTCTTGTGTTCTCCCACATTCtgtcctgccttcctgccttcaccTATTTGGGAAAAACTTGCACCTTCTTTTTAAGAGCAAAGAACGAACGACACACAAAGCTTCTGGTAATGCTCTGTTTGTGGGGGGGGAGCTTTGAAACTTAAGGCTCAGCCTCCTATCAAAGGCAGAAGGTGGCTTCTGCCTCCCTTGCAcaagctgtggctgcctgggACCACGCCTAGACCACGCTCCTCTTTGTCCATGAGCGTTTTCCACCTGGGAGCGGGATCTGGGCTCTgatcagcagcaggaggtggcttACAGCAGCCTAACTCCCCCCTTTTTCTACCAGAACCAACATGCTGGTCCAGGTGGGCTCTGCAGGACGTACATGCTGCCTGAGCCTCCTCTCTTGCAGCAGCACGTGCAGGCCCATTGGGTGCCCTTTCCACGGCAGCAAACCCACTGCTCAAAGAAGCACCTTAATCAGTGTTATGTtggttgtgtgtgtgctttCAGAAGGCTCACaggtgtgtgttgtgtgtgtctTGGGCAGGAGGGGTTCCTTTCCAAACACCACCTTGTCCCCAGCTGCTGCATGGCTCACCCAGGGCTGTATCTGTTTACTGTCCATTTGTAAAAGACACATTCttattggttgggttttgttgttttgttttgtttttttttttttaaacttgttttTGTCACTGAGTCACAGTGGGGTGGTGAAGACTTGAatgctgattttcttttctcttcacttGATTTAATGAAGATCTCTTCACTTGATTTAATGAAGATCTGTGCTTGAATGAAGAGTGTAGCTTAAAGCCAGGCTCTGGAAAGGCTGCATCCGGAAGCGAACaagcacagcaggttgcccgTATGTAAACCTACCGTGGGATCAaagttccttatccactgactGTCCTGCAACGTGGTTCATAGAAGCTTGATCACAGAGTTTTCCTTCTGCAGGTGAAGTCTCCTGCTTTAGGAAACCTTCAGGCAGTGACTACTATTTAATGCTTTTCCTGTTATAAAATCTGTGAGACTTGAAATCCCAAGGCGAGCTCATGGGGCGTGTGGGGGGTGGGATGTGACTTTGGGGTGGAAAAGCCAGGAGAGGGAGCAAATGCTTCCCAGAGTTGACCTAGTAAAGTTGCTTGTTCATATCTATTTTACTGACAGAAGAAAATCAGCCCCAGTGtacaaatcatggaatcacagaatcgttttggttgcaAATGACCTTTACCACAGAGTCCCatccattaacccagcactgccaggtcaccactaaaccatctccttgagcaccacatctacatgtgtGGCTTtaaaacccttccagggatggggactccaccacttccttgggggttccagggcttgacaaccatttccatgaagaaatagttcctcatgtccaacccaaacctcccctggcacaacttgaagacACTTCCTCTTACGCTGtcgcttgttccttgggagaagagaccgaccctgAAGAGGACAATGCTGACCTTGAATTCTTGACTCTTGCTCTTTAATGGAGTAGAATAATTATGAAGGGAGGTAAAATTAAGTTGTACTCACACAAGAGTTACAGGGAAGCTTAAACTGGGACATGATTACATCCATGGGACGTTTTCAGGTACCAAattgggctggcagcactggcaAGGAATGGAGGTTGGATGATTTACTTTCTGGCAATGGAATCATCAacccacagaatggtttgtgtgggaagggaccttcaaagatcatgtagtccaacctccccctgcactgagctggGGTgtcttcaactacatcaggtcCTTGATGTGCTCAAAGGGCAAGGGAATACCTGAGCTGTTCCTTCAGGctttcagctgagctctggggTCCTCTCCCATCTCTTCCCACCAGCATTGCTGGGCCCTGAGGACTGGGTCATCACTGATGCTGTGAGTTGTTGTCTGATCTTCCATCCTAGGCTGTCACTTTGTCTCCATAATATGCCATTTGTCTGTTGTCTGACCCAGCTTGGAGCTGACATGCTTCTGCTGCACCTACTGTACCCTAAAACCCCTCTTTGTGAAGTGACAGACATGGAAGCAGGGCTCCTGCTCTGAAATCCTGGGCAAATATTTGAGCTGTAGGAGAAACATCTCTCTTTCAAACTGGAACTGCTTCTTGTCTGCACAGGCTTTATCTCTGGAGAGTCTTGGATTTTTTGGTGCCTTAATTTATTGCACCTTGATGAAATTAGAAAATAATCTCCTTAAATGAGAGGTGGAAAACAGCTTGGGGCAGAGCAAGGAGAGAGCAGAcctgctctcagcacacaggCGGCTCTGCTTCTGactcctgctgctgtgaagctgtgtgtgtgtgtatctctTTGGGCAGTTAAAAAGTGATTTCTGCTCTCACCTTCTGGGAGGGGGATGGAAGAAAACAGCCCAAAGCATCTTGCCTTGGTGGGGTATGATATGTTGAGAAACAAatcatttaataataataataataatggatTTAAGTCTTAAGAATAAATGTGTTCCTCTTGGCTGGCAGCATCTGAGGGTGGTTGTGTCGTGGTGTAGTTGCTTGCTGTGCTGTCTGGACTGTGAAGGAGCAGTGGGATGTGCTCCTGAGGATGGGAGAGGGt
It encodes the following:
- the SELENOI gene encoding ethanolaminephosphotransferase 1 produces the protein MHPFWNTIVKIFPTWLAPNLITFSGFLLLVFNFFLMAYFDPDFYASAPDHQHVPSGVWVVVGLLNFIAYTLDGVDGKQARRTNSSTPLGELFDHGLDSWACVYFVVTVYSTFGRGSTGVSVFVLYLLLWVVLFSFILSHWEKYNTGILFLPWGYDISQVTISIVYIVTSIVGVEAWYAPFLFNFLYRDLFTAMIIVCALTVTLPMSLYNFYKAHKNNTLKHHSVYEIMLPLVSPVLLFLLCTTWIFVSPTDILEVHPRLFYFMVGTAFANISCQLIVCQMSSTRCQPLNWMLLPIAAVLSLVVSGLLPGGETLLLYLLTAFLTLAHIHYGVVVVSQLSRHFNIRPFSLKKPTPD